TGCCCTTCTgcagaacatactgtataggtaattgccaaaataaaggaaacatccACATAAAATGTCTTAATAGGGCCATCATGAGtctccagaacagcttcaatgaggCTTGGCATAGATTCTTCAAGTGTCTGggactctattggagggatgcaacaccattcttccatgagaaattcaaTCATTTGGGGTTTTGTTGATGCTGGTAGAAAACGCTGCCTCAGGCGCtgttccagaatctcccataagtgtttaaCTGGGTTgacatctggtgactgagacacacacaaacctgtGTGGAAGCATCTGCATTCAATACattttgtatccctcatttaatcacgtgtttcctttattttggcagttacctgtaggtcATTTTAGGAAACATATAGCTAGATAACACAGTAGGTGATGTGAGTGTTTATCATGCAAATCAACTCTGTATGATGTGTTTCATAGCAGtgtttgtagttttcctttgGACAGGTTTGATGGTTTACCTTGGTTTTATGATGTTCCTGCTTGTTTCTCCAGGAGCATCTCTCAGTCCAGCACATGGGCACCAGGAGCACAAAGTTCTCCTAGTAGTGAGGTTTGTCCTGGGCCTCGTCCAAACTACCATGCCTGACCTCCTGGCCAACCTGAGTGTTCCATGGGGCACACAGGCGATTGTGAGCCCCAACCTGACAGCAGCTGCCCTGGTTGTGCCGGGGTCAGACAAGACTCTGGCCCCCTTCTGCACCTTCTGCTGCTGTGGCCTGCTGAACCGTACCCTGGCTGTGGTGTTTATGGTCAGTCTGGCCTTCGCCATAGTGGTGGGCAACGTGGTCACGCTCACCGTCTTCATGCAGACAAGACAGGTCCGTACACCACAGGGATACCTCAAAGGTAAACAAACAAACTCACTGATTCAAACTTGGAAGAACAACCTTTGGTGTTTTTGACACTGAAAGGTGAAATTCAAAGTCTGGTTTAATGTTCTGGAGTTGTTCTAAGATTTCTAGAGCCACATGTTTGTTTATGTTGCCTGCTGGTTACATTGAActttttagcagacactcttacccagagtgactttcggagcaattatggttaagtgccttgctcaagcgcACGTCGATACATTtctcacctagtcagctcggggattcgaaccagagacttttcggttactggcccaatgcggttaactgctaggctacctgccaccctgcgTTATTTATATTGGCAGGATTAATTAAGGCAGTCGGTGCTTGTTGATTAGCAGAGAACTAAATCAATTTTCAATACTGTTCAGTTACAATCAGGGATTCCTGATTGTAAAGCAGCGAAACCATTTCCACACAGACTGTAGTTTGTTTCCCATGGAATTAAATGTAAAATCAGCTTATAGAACACAGGGATTTGTACCATAAGTGGTTGAGTGTGAACTGTGAATGACCCTTCTCTCCTGACAGTCTCTCTGGCCATAGCGGACATGATGGTTGGAGTGCTGGTGGTTCCTTTCTCTGTCTACACTGAGATCTCTCTGATGGTGACCAGTTCCCCTCCTGTCTGGTACCAGGGGGGCACTGACCCCTCCATGGGGGGCCTGGTGGGCCCCTGGCAGCCCTGCATGCTGATTGGTCCAGTCTTCGCCGGCTGTACATTTGTCTCCATCAGTACTATTTTCCTGATGACGGTAGAGCGCTGTGTAGCCATCTTATGGCCACTTCATAAGGACCACCTGGTGACACGGAGACGTACCCTGtttctcatcctcttctcctggGCAGGCAGTTTCCTCCTGGCCCTGGCCCCCCTCATCCTCAGTAACAACTTCACACTGGAGTACAGTGAGTGCAGCCGGATGTGTAACTACGTCCCCCTGTGGGATGGAGTCACGCTGCCCTCTGACGCCAACATCCTCCTGCTGTTCCCTGTGTTTGACTTCACGCTGCTGGGCGGCACCCTGGTATTCAACATCCTGTCCTTCACCAGCATTCGCCACTACACACGCAAACGTAAGCTCATGTCAGAGGGGAATGTAGGGGTCGAGGGAGGGGGAGGCGGCTGCCAACATAGACCCTCCTTCTCTGACATCAAGGCTGCCAAGACAATCAGCATTCTGACGTTTGCCTTCACGGCTTCCTTCACCCCCATCGCTGTGTTTGTGCTGGGCAACGTGGTGGGCTTCACCTGGTGCAACTTCTCCTTTGTAGCCTTCTGGATCCTGACTGGGAACAGCTGCTGTAATGTGATAATATACAGCGTGAGAGACCAGCGCTTCAAGAAAGGAGTGACTCTGCTTTTTCAGAGGGAGCACTCACCTTCCCATGGGGAGAAAGGCGGAGCTACACCACCCCCACCTACCTTGTGACTACACTCCAAAACCCCACCTCCTCTATTTTGAAAAGACAACCAGTGCCCTTTCCTTTAACTTTACTATGGAGAGAGGGATTTAATCGGCATTTAACTTCAGgtaaaacaacaaaaatacacaatTATGGAAAATTTATTGTTTCCATTTTTTTCACTGTGtttaaataatgataataatgtagCTAACCTATGCGGTATCTAGTAGTTGCCAGTTATTCCCAGCATCATTTAAATCATATGACTCAAGCTGTCTCATTGGACTAGGTGAGATATCTGTGGGGGATATCTTAATAACATGCACTTTATCATAGAGTTGTAAGTAATGTATGGTTTTCATTTGTTTTGTGACATGTTTTGTGACTATCCTGAAATGTGTTAATTTTGCACAATTTTCTCTATAACAGCTTTTATTTTTGCTATAATACCATTATATTCATGAGGATGGCCTGATCAAATGTGAGTGAATGAAATGAATCTAAATGAAGAGTGATGTTGATTTTTTTATAAAGTTATGGGCAAATCCACGGGTCcatgatctgtactacacagaaatgcataattatggatatgaatgtcattctcttcaagGTAATGTATCCTGAATAGGTTCACAAAGGTTTACATATGCAAGATCCTCTTTTGCATATTCatgtattattctacacactggatATTATTTTAATTAGCTccgcccccaaacaagaccaaatgaaatctgaaccaatcatagatgtcttTGTTTCACAAGTTTAGACATCaaagtacagcagagcacagtagagtacaatacagcacagtagagtacaatacagcacagtagagtacaatacagcacagtagagtacaatacagcacagtagagtacaatacagcacagtagagtacaatacagcacagtagagtacaatacagcacagtagagtacaatacagcacagtagagtacaatacagcacagtagagtacaatacagcacagtagagaacaatacaacacagtagagtagaaaTCATTACAGTAGAgttctgtacagtacagtagagtacaatacaacacagtagagtagaaatcattacagtagagtacaatacagcacagtagagtacaatacagcacagtagagtacaatacaacacagtagagtagaaaTCATTACAGTAGAgttctgtacagtacagtagagtacaatacaacacagtagagtagaaaTCAGTACTGTAGAgttctgtacagtacagtacagtacattatagtgtaCTCAACTGTAGTGTGCcctactgtgtactgtactaaactctactctactgtacagtactgtactaaactatactctacttttctgtactgtgctgtccaaacttgtgaaccaAACTGTGATTTGTGACTACTATttcaaggcacaaggcaatgtttcATAGACTTACAGAAGGCAGAAACAGTTCTCCAAAGCGAAATATGTGTTggtattagttggcaggggtcatttcttcaacattattgtgttttgatgtatttctgataccattttaagactttttctggtagtTTTCAAAGACCCCTTTTCCAGAAATTCAAAGCACTTGCTTATTCCTAATTTCTAAGATGgaaaatggtttaaaaaaaatatagactcttagctttcatttaaCACCCAgtttgacatgctcctatgacCTTTACATGTTGGTGTTCATGGGCCCTTTTACATGAAAATGACCTTATTCATCTCATGGATGCCAGTGTACACAAGGAAAAATGTATCTGAATGGTACAACAAGCAAAAATGAATACAAAACATAAATGAAACATTTATAAATTCACTGAAATAGGCATAACGATTCAGATGCCTTATCTTATGTTTTGAGGGTGAATGACCCACAAAGACCAAATCCTCTGTTTAATCTGTTCTGTTTAGCGGCTGTAAAGTTACACCATTAGAGAGGCTACATTTACCTCTGAATATTCTCATACCATTATACGTTGTTtataagattattattattattcaaggAAAAACATGCTCCAGATATTTACAGCACTTATACAATGTTGATCAAATAAATGCTAATCAATTTATTTAAATTCAAATAATATCTAACTCGAAATTACATGACTAAAGTAAACATTTTGTAGCATTTTCAATAAACATCACTCAAAGAAATAAGGATAATTTCCACATGATCTGTACGAAATAGCTGTTTGGTACATTTTGGCACAGTGACGATGATAttttatgaaaataaaatatctgttttgaaatattttacaAGCTTTGAGACTTTGGTTTATGTACAATGTGAACATTGCTGTGTCAATATGTAAGCACTGTACAGAACTTTATCAGTATTGCATTATTCATCAGATGACGTCAGATTTAGTCATAAACGCATTTGGAAACACTTGATTTGTGAGTTTTTAATGGTGTTCAGTCATGAGAGTAATGTGTTCAGACAGTACTAAATGTCTTTCAGACCTCTGCTCTAAAATTCACCGCTTCAGCAGTTACACAAGCTACACTAGAACCAACCATTTTCATCGTTTGGCCTCATTAGGATCCAACTTCCTTCCATTTGAGAAACGTTAGTGGAGAAGAGAACACCCTACTAGCTGTGGTCAACAAGCCACTGGATGTCTCAGGAGTCCTGATAATGTCTACAATGTGATCTCTCACACAAATCCTCATGAGtcaaaaagtattttttttaaatatatacaatAGATTTTTATCGACTATCACTATTTATGTACGACCATGCCATCTTCCTGACAACAGATCACCAAATGGTAGACCTAGTAAATGGTAGACCTAATAAATGGTAGACCTAGTAAATGTGCATATAATCAGGAAGCTACTCCTCACTCCCATGTGCTGGCCTCACAAACTATGTCAGCAACAGGGTTATTTATTATGGCGATAAAATGATTGCATATAtatttgtttacctttatttaactaggcacgtcagttaagaacaaattcttatttacactgacagccggtcccctaacccggacaccaccggaccaattgtgcaccgccctatgggactcccgatcatgggcagttgtgatacagcccaggatcaaaccagggtctgcagtgacacctctagcactgcaaagcaatgccttagaccactgcgccacccgggagcccaATAAATAGGCTGTGATTGGCACCAGGCCCATCACTGAGCAGTGAATTGCTTGTTTGTTGAGAGAAATGCTCTTTGCTGAATATGGAACATGTCAGATGCGTGCTCCGCAGAGCCGTGCTTCATCTTATCCCCCCGGTTGACAGAGAGGGGGTTTGGATATCACATTCCCTCCTCATAATCAGAGCAGTCTGGagatgctgcaaggaagcatTAGATGGAAATGGATGGGGAGAGGCTGGTATGTCAGAGCAGAGGTCTGGCTGGCAGAGATGTGATTAAAGCATATTCCTCCTACAGCACTACCATGACATAAATGATCTGACACATGGCTGGTCATGTGACACAAGGCAAGGCTAAGGAGAACACTGGACTGTCAAAAGAACCACTTACTGGGAGAGAGCGatatggggaagagggagaaagagaggagaaagagcgagacagaggcaTGATTAAAATATGCTGCTGTGTGTTGTTCATTTCACAATCTAAAAGTGGACCTATAATTTGGGTTGTATCATTATGGCACAACTAACAGTCTGACAACAGTGTTCGTAGGTCTATGTTTGCATACTGTATATACCCAGCGCTTTGACTCTGTGGCCACCAGAATGACAGCACTGTTGATTTCCCCAGGCACTCTGGACACTGACAGCCCATCTGTGGTTCATCTAATTAGGGTTTGAGATGACAACAAGAAATCCTTTTTGTGTTTAGGAAATCTCGAAAGTTACTGGCTAATTGCATCCTTAAACTGCCCCTGCAGACATCTCTGCCACCCAACCAGCTCTAAACCAGCTTTCCTTTTCAGCTGAAAGGTAGTCATTAACGAGAGGATGTTCTCAGCTCATGGTTAAAGTTCCTACTGCCTAATTGCCAATCTCAAATAGTTGGCACCAAATCTGCTGCCAGATAAAGATGAGGAATCAAATTATAGTAATGTGTTTCACTTCAGGCAATGTCGTGGGGTAACTTGACAGGTTGCATATTTTTCCAGTAACAACGAGCAACTCTGGTAAACAAGATCCTACTTTAAATGTTTTTTAACCTGCCAAGTGATTCACAGACACTTTTTAGGCTGAAAAGAAATACACACTTAGTAATCATTGTATTGAATTTCAAATCTCTGGTAGCAGAAGCTATTATGTTTGGTTCCTTTTGATGTTTTTCATTTTCATGCTATATTGGTGTGCTGGTGAGGGACAGAAACAGTCCTTGTAGGCATCTTAGCAACATTGTGTTTGGTGAGGTTACATTAGGGTTGGTTCAGCCTGTTGGGAGCTGTTGGGAAATAAGACAACTGCAACTTTCCTTGCGGCTACACTTTTATGGAAAAAGAGATGATTTAGCCTGCTTGCTCTCGCTGTGTGACTAGCCAGTCTGAGGTTAGTGAATGTACCCTTTCACATCGCTTAGTGAAATTGTGAGGTCAAAAACTTTGCAAGACATGACATGTTCAAAAAAGTTTAACCAAAAAACGTTTTACCTTCTTGAAATTGTGTATTAGGCATTGGATATGATTTTAAGCTTGTCTTCTACCAAAAGACAAAGGTTGAAAAGCAGATTGACTATAGCATTTTTTAAGTGCTTAAAACGTGTTTTACCCCATTGTTTGTAGCAACTCTGAATAGGCAGGCTGGCATTAATCCCTCCTGTTACTCTCTAGAGTGAAGTTTTCTGATGCAAGGTGCTCAAGGGAAGCTCCTATCGTTACCACCCAGGTAAATAGGACCCAGACAATTAACAGGAAGAACATTGTGTCAGTTACTGATAGCGCTCTTGGAACAACATCAACAAACAAACCTCCCTGTCAAATATCACCATTCATTcctgtattattttttttaaggaCACAAAGAAAGATGCTTTCCTTTAAACAAACTAAATTACATTTgccagtaaaaaaaaaaggagAGACCTTAAGGCATTTGTTATTCACAGAGAGATTTGAATATGTTTAGGACATGTGCATGGAGCCAGCCAGCATATTTTAGTCCCAGTTTGGAGAGCTGTCACAGGTTTGTTCTCTGAAGGTGAGGTGATTCACCATACAGGCCATTCATCAATCAGAGGCTCCATTGATAAATACAAAGATCGACTCACTATATGTAAAATATTCATCCACCCTCAGCACCCTTGTGATGTGGAATccatgtggaaaatacattggatttgaaaaaaggtCATCAACGTAAACGGTTGTTTTGAGGGTGTATTTTCACAACAGGATTATGTTGTCATGGTAATATAGCAAATGCTTATATAGCgtttgcaaagtcatcaacagctattgtttcaattcaacccagaatTCAACTCAAAATAGACAATACAAATAGGCCTAGGGTTTCTAGTCCGGATTTCAAATGTTATGATATTTAGTgacattgaattgtgtttggttgtcaatgcaaccaaattttaacatttgaaggagatgtgtcttctgcttggatagttccatctgtgccactgacttgttttaattccagtttgtctacaaattaatcatTTAAATATTAGATTCACGTCTCCAAAAATTGATGTTTAAGAATTGGACTAAATcatatcaaactttatttaaagtgcatttaaagtttgatttgatttagtactgTTCTTTAATTTTGATtattggttgagatggagacgtgaattcaacatatcaattattcatttgtagacaaactggaattaaagacAGAAAGTactcagatcccttgactttttccacatttcgttacgtttacagccttattctaaaattgattaaattgtttttttcctcatcaatctacacatattttcaggtctctccagagatgtttgatcaggttcaagtacgggctctggctgagccagtcaaggacattcagagacttgtcccgaagccactcctgcgttgtcttgactgtgtgcttagggttgttgaccTGTCGGGAGagttgtaaagtacttaagtaaaaatactttcaagtactacttaagtagttttggggggtatctgtactttactatttatatttttaacaacttttactttttcttcactacattcctaaagaaaattatgtactttttactcgtTACATTTGAAATGCTTAGCAGgccaggaaaatggtccaattcacacacttatcaagagaacatccctggtcttcc
This window of the Oncorhynchus tshawytscha isolate Ot180627B linkage group LG12, Otsh_v2.0, whole genome shotgun sequence genome carries:
- the LOC112235771 gene encoding trace amine-associated receptor 13c-like; the protein is MPDLLANLSVPWGTQAIVSPNLTAAALVVPGSDKTLAPFCTFCCCGLLNRTLAVVFMVSLAFAIVVGNVVTLTVFMQTRQVRTPQGYLKVSLAIADMMVGVLVVPFSVYTEISLMVTSSPPVWYQGGTDPSMGGLVGPWQPCMLIGPVFAGCTFVSISTIFLMTVERCVAILWPLHKDHLVTRRRTLFLILFSWAGSFLLALAPLILSNNFTLEYSECSRMCNYVPLWDGVTLPSDANILLLFPVFDFTLLGGTLVFNILSFTSIRHYTRKRKLMSEGNVGVEGGGGGCQHRPSFSDIKAAKTISILTFAFTASFTPIAVFVLGNVVGFTWCNFSFVAFWILTGNSCCNVIIYSVRDQRFKKGVTLLFQREHSPSHGEKGGATPPPPTL